A portion of the Drosophila innubila isolate TH190305 chromosome 3L unlocalized genomic scaffold, UK_Dinn_1.0 0_D_3L, whole genome shotgun sequence genome contains these proteins:
- the LOC117787412 gene encoding uncharacterized protein LOC117787412 yields MAKTEKQAMFVINFQEEEAKCTESQLDILLKINDGQYRLVKKNKRSSVWNVYREIARPDGSKLKWRYYCLGCNRVMQSTGGTTSNLRIHKCHVRYLKQRGRDVESQEQPQRSHNISRTSKRQMQQFEEYYHPKSEHYRDVAEDFEDAGIAATTNPKIELLESPEEISLIPNERPLFKLFSEEESWSPDLSEVQPIELDPVTEEESQDFSKQTIKPNSEHTIHIDATAISEAESYARAWAHAFLKLSEDQKFYAKRSIDELLVLGRLERLNISTVTSLTTNL; encoded by the exons ATGGCAAAGACTGAAAAACAAGCGATGTTTGTCATAAATTTTCAGGAAGAAGAGGCTAAATGTACAGAATCCCAATTggatatattattaaaaatcaacgaCGGACAGTACAGACTAGTGAAGAAGAACAAGCGCAGCTCGGTATGGAACGTTTACAGAGAGATTGCGCGTCCAGACGGCAGCAAGCTGAAGTGGAGATACTATTGCTTGGGCTGTAACCGGGTAATGCAATCCACCGGAGGCACTACATCCAATCTGCGTATACACAAATGCCATGTGCGCTACCTTAAACAACGTGGCAGAGATGTCGAGTCCCAAGAGCAGCCACAACGGAGTCACAACATCAGCCGAACGAGCAAGCggcaaatgcaacaatttgAGGAATACTATCACCCGAAATCGGAACATTACAGGGATGTGGCAGAGGACTTTGAGGATGCGGGCATTGCAGCTACCACGAATCcaaaa ATCGAGCTTCTTGAGTCGCCGGAGGAAATATCGTTGATCCCCAACGAGCGTCCGCTTTTTAAACTCTTCTCCGAGGAGGAATCCTGGTCACCAGACCTATCCGAAGTGCAGCCCATTGAATTGGATCCTGTGACGGAGGAAGAGTCACAGGACTTTAGTAAGCAAACAATTAAGCCAAACTCCGAGCATACCATTCACATCGATGCCACAGCGATATCCGAGGCGGAAAGCTATGCCCGTGCCTGGGCGCATGCATTCCTCAAGCTGAGCGAGGATCAAAAGTTCTACGCAAAGCGATCAATAGATGAGCTTCTGGTTTTGGGACGGTTAGAAAGGTTGAATATTTCAACAGTGACATCGCTAACAACCAATTTGTAA